The genomic region ACAATAATTTTATTTACTAAGTCAATAGTAAGAAGGAGGGCCTCACCTCTCTCCACCTAAACATGGAGGTCCTAACCTAACCTTCCACATGAACATGCAATTACAATAGCAAGATAACTATGACATTTGTTTCTCACTAGATTaaaagatttttaaatttaaatttattttaaaatcataGTTTTTCTTAATTGTATCATGCATATTAAAATAGATAATAGTAAATAGTTAAAAACACTCCAACATAAAAAAGAAGAAACttctattaatattatttaaaaattcattCCTTAATTTTATTTAGTAAACCAACAACAAGAGAGGGCCTCAACTAACTTTCCCCATAAATATGGAGGGCCTAACCTAACTTTTCATATAAACATACAATTACATTGACAAGATGACTGATTAAATGTCGATATGATAGTCCACCTAACTTTTAACATAAACATATAATTGTGACTGATTAAATGTCGATATGATAGTTCACCAACAATTAACAAGATGATTGATTATATGTATGTATAGTAGTACACCTAACCTTTAAAATAAACATACAATTGCAACTGATTAAATGTCGATATGATAGTACACCAAACCTTTCACATAAATGCGCAATTAAAATGACAAGATGACTGACTAATAGTTAACCAATAAGAAGAGGCAGAACCTTCACACAATTACAATGGCAATTAGTAGTTTTTCTCCCAACTGTACATCCAACCTTATGATGGGTTGTCAGTGGTGAGCTTCCAGGAGGGAAAAGCAGAGATAGGAAACTTCTTTGGTAGGGTCAATCCAAACGTTTCCTCCATATCCAAATCACCCTCCACATTCCAATGAAAGCAATGTATGAGCTGAGCCACAACCAAGTAAACAGAAGAAAGCCCCATGTAAATCCCAGGGCATCCTCTCCTTCCTGTTCCGAAAGACAACAATTCGAAGTGGTGGCCATTCACATCTATGCTTGAGCCAATAAATCTCTCGGGCTTGAATTCTAAAGGATCTTCCCAAACTCTTTCATCTCTTCCGATTGCCCAAACATTCACAAATAACCTTGTTTTTGGTGGAATGTAGTATTCTCCAACATTGCAACCCTGGGTGGACTCGTGTGCCATGAGCAAGGGCGCTGGTGCATGTAGTCGAAGAGTTTCCTTCACCACACATCGCAAGTAGTGTAAGCTTACCAGATCACTCTCTCTTACCATACGGTCTCTTCCAACCTTTAATTCAATCTCCTCTTGTGCCCTTGACATTGCTTGAGGGTTTCTCAACAGCTCAGTCATCGCCCATTCTATAGTTGTGGTAGATGTCTCTACTCCAGCAATTAACATATCCTGCGAAAGAATTGAACTCGTTTTGTTAGTGAGGTCTAAGCAGAAATATGGCAATTGGGTATTAACGAAATGAATAGTTCCACAATTTGACAATACTAAAGAGCTAGTAGTTTCTGAGGGTCCATGAAAATTACTGACCGTGATGATTGCTTTGATGTGAAGCCGAGAGACTTGTATCTCCGCACTTCCGATCTCAGCCATGTCCAGCATCACGTCCACAATGTCCGATTTTTCCGACTTTTTAACCCTTCTTCGCTCAATGTGCTCATCGATGAGCTTGTCAGCAAACTCATCAAATACCTTATTGATGGCCTGCATGCGGCGGCAGTAGCCTCCCCAATCGAGAAAAGCAAGAGAGGGAATGAAGTCTCCCGTAACAATTACTCCCGTCAGATGCATAATCTCAGCCACCATCTGTGAAAACTCCTGCCCTCCGCTCAATTGATGGTCGGAGTAACTTCTCCCTGCAAACATTCTGCACACAATGTTGAGTAAGACGGAAAAGATGTGCTTCCTGAGATTGACGAGGCGCACGCCATGCTGGCTCTCCTCCCACACAGATCTGACCATGGCGGACACCTCTTCCTCCCTCACCCACCTGAATGACTCCGTTCTCTTGGGCGTCAGCAATTCCATTGTGCACAGCTTTCTCATCTGCCGCCAGTACTCTCCGTAAGGGGATTGCGCCACGTCTCTGCGCTCGTAGGTCATGTACTTGCCCGCCGATGTAGGGGGCCTGTTGGCGAAGATCAAATCATGGGTTTTAAGAAACTCTTTGGCCATGGCAGGAGAAGAGACCACCACCGTGGGCACCGAGCCCAGGCGTAGGAACATGATGGGCCCGTACTTGGTTGCCAGCTTAGCCAGAGCTTTGTGAGGAAGACTTCCCAAAAGATGGAGATTGCCTACCACCGGCCATGGCCGTGGCCCTGGTGGCAATCCCAACTCTTCCTTGTCGCTCTTTCTCTTATTTTTTGTGATAAATCTGTATATCATCCAGAGGAAGATGAGTGAAAAACCCAACTGTATTACAGGGGAATTAAGCCACGCCATATTTGGGTAGCCTGACTTATTACAGATACTTGATCTATGTATTTAAAGCAGCTTGTCGTGAAATTGTCTAACCGTGGTTAACAAGTTTTACTTCACTGGGGAATATATTTCCTGATCAGATTTTTTTTCGATTGTGATAAAGACTGTTTCTAGAATGTTTTTTGGGTTGAATTATTGTACACCGATTTGTCCAGTTGAATATTAATGTTGCCTTTTTAGTAAGAACAAAATAGGTAGGATTGAATGAGTAAGCTCTCCCTGTAATTGGTCGGCCATTCTCCAAAGTAAAAGGCATTCAAGCCGAGCGTGAAGCGTGGCATCTGATGCGTCTTTCGCGGGTGCATAAATTCCAAGCAATTAAAACTGTCCATTTGAAACGCCATTTCCGACGGGACATCTGACTTCTAGATTTTAGTCCTTTCAATTCGCAcgcgtctattctggttccaaaaagacagtacggattgactaacacgtgtgttagtcacgcgttttatgctgtcaattttgcaattaacggctgcgattgactaacctgtcactaacacgctgaacgaaagatctgttttggagctagaatagctgcgGCCTTTCAATTCCGTGTACTCTCAGAGTCACCATGCCCTCTTATGAGACATATAAACTGGCAATCGCATTTTGGTGTGCAATAGGTAGGTCAAAAAGgtgtttggttttttttttggtatatatttatgtaatatatgAGGTCAATTCATATAgacatgttatgtttgcaatagggagacaTGGAGAGAGAGTAGAGAGGgggatggaaagagagaaatatagagggggagagagagaggtgtaagaaaataaagatagagaggaatggagagagagagagagagagagagagagggaaacatATCTTAAAATAgtgggggagagaggaagatagaggtagagaagagGATAGAgcgagagaataagagagagaatTAGATATAGAGATAGTGAGAAGTAGAGGGAGAGATAGCGAGATAGATAAGGAAAGATAGAGATGAAGAGATgtagagatatagaggaagagagagagtgagagagatagacaAAAAAAGAGATGTAgaggtatagagagagagagatgtagaggtatagagagagagaggaaataaggacatatatatatatatatataaatgggtAGTGCGAGAGGGGAGGAAGAGAGATaggtagatagatagatagatagagggcAATATAGAAAGATATAAGTGGATAGGGAGATAGATCGAGAGTTAGGGAGATAGAATTAGTGAAATATATGGATAGAGAAatagagagcgagagagagagagagagagagagagagagagagagagagagagattttgtcATCATCAATATAATCAAGATTGACATTACATTAAAGCCAAAATAAATCTAGTTAAATTCAATCAATTTTAATCTATGCTTTTTTGTCAATTACTCAATTTCATTGTTAATTAATCAATCTCAATTcatattaacttaaaatttaaatatataattggAAATGGAATTTGGTcaacaacaaaataataaaaattgacATTACAATAAAGTAAAagtaaatttaatcaattttaataaatattttttctcaATTACTCAATTTTATTCTTAATTAATCAATctcattttatattaatttataatctAATTATTAAACTAGACTTGAATGGTATGTTTTCTTGCCTAATTTACTAGTCATGTGTATGACAAAGTTGAATTAGAATAATGATCATGCAAGGTGAGAGACTTGCAAATCTTGAATGGTGTTATGCAGACCATTTTATATTGCAGATACTTGATCTATGTACTTAAAGCAACTTGTCGTGAAATTGTCTAACCGTGGTTAACAAGTTTTACTTCACTGGGGAATATATTTCCTGATCAGATTTTTTTTCGATTGTGATAAAGACTGTTTCTAGAATGTTTTTTGGGTTGAATTATTGTACAGCGATTTGTCCAGTTGAATATTAATGCTGCCTTTTTAGTACGAATAAAATAGGTAGGATTGAATGAGTAAGCTCTCCCTGTAATTGGTCGGCCATCCTCCAAACTAAAAGGCATTCAAGCCGAGCGTGAAGCGTGGCATCTGATGCGTCTTTCGCGGGTGCATAAATTCCAAGCAATTAAAATTGTCCATTTGAAACGCCATTTCCGACGGGACATCTGACTTCTAGATTTTAGTCCTTTCAATTCGCACGCGTCTATTCTAGTTCCAaaaagacagtacggattgactaacacgtgtgttagtcacgcgttttacgctgtcaattttgcaattaatggctgcgattgactaacctgtcactaacatgcTGAACGAAAgatctgttttggagctagaatagttgCGGCCTTTCAATTCCGTGTACTCTCAGAGTCAGCATGCCCTCTTGTGAGACATATAAACTAGCAATCGCATTTTGGTGTGCAATAGGTAGGTCAAAAAGGTGTTTGGTTTTTTTTTggtatatatttatgtaatatatgAGGTCAATTCATATAgacatgttatgtttgcaatagggagacaTGGAGAGAgagtagagagggggagagagagaggtgtaagaaaatatagatagagaggaatggagagagagagagagagagagagagggagagagggtctagaaagagggagagtaagaGAAAGGGAAACATATCTTAAAATAgtgggggagagaggaagatagaggtagagaagagGATAGAgcgagagaataagagagagaatTAAATATAGAGATagtgagaggtagagggagagatagcgAGATAGATAAGGAAAGATAGAGATGAAGAGATgtagagatatagaggaagagagagagtgagagagatagacaAAAAAAGAGATGTAgaggtatagagagagagagaggaaagaaggatatatatatatatatgggtagtGCGAGAGGGGaggaagagagataggtagagagatagatagatagagggcAATATAGAAAGATATAAGTGGATAGGGAGATAGATCGAGAGTTAGGGAGATAGAATTAGTGAAATATATggatagagaaatagagagagagagagagagagagagagagagagagagagagagagagagagagagagagagagagagagagagagagagagagagagagagagagagagaga from Cryptomeria japonica chromosome 3, Sugi_1.0, whole genome shotgun sequence harbors:
- the LOC131874633 gene encoding cytochrome P450 750A1-like — encoded protein: MAWLNSPVIQLGFSLIFLWMIYRFITKNKRKSDKEELGLPPGPRPWPVVGNLHLLGSLPHKALAKLATKYGPIMFLRLGSVPTVVVSSPAMAKEFLKTHDLIFANRPPTSAGKYMTYERRDVAQSPYGEYWRQMRKLCTMELLTPKRTESFRWVREEEVSAMVRSVWEESQHGVRLVNLRKHIFSVLLNIVCRMFAGRSYSDHQLSGGQEFSQMVAEIMHLTGVIVTGDFIPSLAFLDWGGYCRRMQAINKVFDEFADKLIDEHIERRRVKKSEKSDIVDVMLDMAEIGSAEIQVSRLHIKAIITDMLIAGVETSTTTIEWAMTELLRNPQAMSRAQEEIELKVGRDRMVRESDLVSLHYLRCVVKETLRLHAPAPLLMAHESTQGCNVGEYYIPPKTRLFVNVWAIGRDERVWEDPLEFKPERFIGSSIDVNGHHFELLSFGTGRRGCPGIYMGLSSVYLVVAQLIHCFHWNVEGDLDMEETFGLTLPKKFPISAFPSWKLTTDNPS